Proteins encoded within one genomic window of Candidatus Binatia bacterium:
- a CDS encoding SAM-dependent methyltransferase: protein MGHKGYVAAETELDVEKIREFARRVFTFLGDAAIAATIYLGDRLDLYRALDGAGSVTSSELAEKTGLSERWVREWLRAQAAAGLVRYDGSERFSLAPEAAWVLAKETSPAFLAGGFAQLPALLGVLEKLPQSFRTGLGYPYDALGETGAEGVERLLGPWFRTMLVPTVLPLLDGVVEKLSRGARVADVGCGAGIALLELAKAFPRSEFHGYEISDHALERAERHRAEAGVSNVFFHKARAEDLPAESRFDLVTAFDCLHDMTDPAGACRAVRRAIAEDGTFLVADVKAKPSFEENLAENPYAGALYSFSILACLSSALSEPGGAGLGTLGFPEPVARKMMQEAGFRRFRRLDVDNPFQAFYEVRP, encoded by the coding sequence TTGGGACACAAGGGATACGTGGCCGCAGAAACCGAGCTCGACGTCGAGAAGATTCGGGAATTCGCGCGGCGGGTTTTCACGTTTCTCGGGGACGCCGCCATTGCGGCGACGATCTACCTGGGAGACCGGCTCGACCTCTACCGAGCGCTCGACGGCGCGGGGAGCGTCACGAGCTCCGAGCTAGCCGAGAAAACCGGGCTTTCCGAGCGCTGGGTCCGCGAATGGCTGCGGGCGCAGGCGGCGGCGGGCCTCGTCCGGTACGACGGAAGCGAGCGCTTCTCTCTCGCGCCCGAAGCCGCCTGGGTGCTCGCGAAGGAAACGAGTCCGGCTTTTCTCGCCGGGGGCTTCGCCCAGCTCCCCGCTCTTCTCGGGGTTCTCGAAAAACTCCCGCAGTCGTTCCGCACGGGCCTGGGCTACCCCTACGATGCCCTCGGCGAAACGGGAGCCGAAGGCGTGGAGCGCCTCCTCGGTCCCTGGTTCCGGACCATGCTCGTGCCCACGGTGCTGCCGCTGCTCGACGGCGTGGTGGAAAAGCTTTCCCGGGGCGCACGGGTCGCGGACGTCGGGTGCGGAGCCGGGATCGCTCTCCTCGAGCTGGCCAAGGCGTTTCCCCGCTCCGAATTCCACGGCTACGAAATTTCGGACCATGCCCTCGAGCGAGCCGAGCGCCATCGCGCCGAAGCCGGGGTCTCGAACGTATTTTTCCACAAGGCCCGAGCCGAAGATCTCCCCGCGGAGTCCCGGTTCGATCTGGTGACCGCCTTCGACTGCCTCCACGACATGACCGACCCCGCGGGGGCTTGCCGGGCCGTCCGTCGCGCGATCGCCGAGGACGGGACCTTCCTCGTCGCCGACGTCAAGGCGAAACCGTCTTTCGAGGAAAACCTGGCCGAGAATCCCTACGCGGGCGCGCTCTACAGCTTTTCCATCCTGGCCTGCCTCTCTTCGGCCCTTTCGGAACCGGGCGGCGCCGGACTCGGGACCCTCGGCTTTCCCGAACCCGTCGCGCGGAAGATGATGCAAGAGGCGGGTTTCCGCCGCTTCCGGAGGCTGGACGTGGACAACCCCTTCCAGGCTTTCTACGAGGTACGGCCTTGA
- the yfcG gene encoding thiol:disulfide oxidoreductase, whose product MIELYTAPTPNGWKVSIALEEMELPYTVRPIDLLEGEQKQEWYLELNPNGRIPTIVDHDNDDFVVFESGAILLYLAEKTGKLIPSDPKGRSRVVQWLMFQMGGIGPMMGQANVFYRYAPVKLDYAIQRYQRECRRLFEVLDRQLGKHEYLAGEYSIADIANWSWVHTYEWSGVSVEGLTNLQRWLDAIAARPAVQKGRRVPPRPERKETTPEEFARQAQKLLV is encoded by the coding sequence ATGATCGAACTCTACACGGCACCGACACCCAACGGCTGGAAGGTTTCCATCGCGCTCGAAGAAATGGAACTTCCCTACACCGTCCGGCCGATCGACCTCCTCGAAGGCGAGCAGAAGCAGGAGTGGTACCTCGAGCTCAACCCGAACGGTCGTATCCCCACGATCGTCGACCACGACAACGACGACTTCGTCGTGTTCGAGTCCGGTGCGATTCTTCTCTATCTCGCCGAGAAAACGGGCAAGTTGATTCCCTCCGACCCGAAGGGACGTTCCCGCGTGGTGCAGTGGCTCATGTTCCAGATGGGCGGCATCGGCCCCATGATGGGGCAGGCGAACGTCTTCTACCGTTACGCTCCCGTCAAGCTCGACTACGCGATCCAGCGCTACCAGAGGGAGTGCCGCCGGCTCTTCGAAGTCCTCGACCGTCAGCTCGGAAAGCACGAGTACCTGGCGGGCGAGTACTCCATCGCCGACATCGCGAACTGGAGTTGGGTGCACACCTACGAATGGTCCGGGGTTTCCGTCGAGGGGCTCACGAACCTCCAGCGCTGGCTCGACGCCATCGCAGCGCGACCCGCGGTGCAAAAGGGGCGCCGAGTGCCACCGAGACCCGAACGCAAGGAGACGACCCCCGAAGAATTCGCGCGGCAGGCGCAAAAGCTGCTCGTCTGA
- a CDS encoding aminoglycoside phosphotransferase, whose translation MEFRERIARYLETKLPDCRNVEVENLVRIPGGASRETWSVDVRWTDGSGTVRRQGLVFRCDPPASLVRSRREVEFAFYRSFYGSRVPVPRPLWLETEPGGLERPFFVMERVDGCESDFQKLLEPDFAPHREALAERMYSILGEIAKTPIENLPAAEVVDIPDASSCWRLELDFWERTIDENELEPQPIARAAIRWLRRHPPPAAQRVSVVHGDYRTGNFLYRGAEIHAILDWEMAHFGDPLEDLAWSLMRSWQWARDGKAGGIVEREKAIAIWERESGLRADPAALHWWEVLACVKAQGIWLTGARVYQLGEARDVILAFTSYWLMNAQDRFLLEALGRLGPV comes from the coding sequence GTGGAATTTCGGGAGCGAATCGCCCGCTACCTCGAGACGAAGCTACCCGACTGCCGAAACGTCGAAGTCGAGAACCTCGTCCGCATCCCCGGAGGTGCTTCGCGAGAGACGTGGTCCGTGGACGTCCGCTGGACGGACGGAAGCGGCACCGTCCGCCGGCAGGGGCTCGTTTTCCGGTGCGACCCGCCGGCGAGCCTCGTTCGGTCCCGGCGCGAAGTGGAGTTCGCGTTCTATCGCTCGTTCTACGGTTCCCGCGTGCCCGTACCCCGCCCTCTCTGGCTCGAGACCGAGCCCGGGGGGCTCGAGAGGCCCTTTTTCGTCATGGAGCGCGTCGACGGCTGCGAGTCGGACTTCCAGAAGCTCCTCGAGCCCGACTTCGCCCCGCACCGCGAAGCTCTCGCCGAGCGGATGTACTCGATCCTCGGGGAAATCGCGAAGACACCGATCGAAAACCTCCCCGCGGCAGAGGTGGTCGACATCCCCGACGCTTCCTCCTGCTGGAGGCTGGAGCTCGACTTCTGGGAAAGGACGATCGACGAAAACGAGCTCGAGCCCCAACCCATCGCGCGCGCGGCCATCCGCTGGTTGCGACGGCATCCTCCTCCCGCGGCCCAGCGGGTAAGCGTGGTCCACGGCGATTACAGGACCGGGAATTTCCTCTATCGCGGTGCCGAAATCCACGCGATCCTCGACTGGGAAATGGCACACTTCGGCGACCCACTCGAGGACCTGGCCTGGTCACTCATGCGGTCCTGGCAGTGGGCGCGTGACGGCAAAGCCGGGGGGATCGTCGAGCGGGAGAAGGCCATCGCCATCTGGGAGAGGGAGAGTGGACTTCGGGCTGACCCCGCAGCCTTGCACTGGTGGGAGGTCCTCGCCTGTGTGAAGGCACAGGGGATCTGGCTCACGGGAGCGCGGGTTTACCAGCTGGGCGAAGCCCGTGACGTGATCCTGGCCTTCACCTCCTACTGGCTCATGAACGCCCAGGATCGGTTTCTTCTCGAGGCACTCGGGAGGCTCGGCCCCGTATGA
- a CDS encoding LLM class F420-dependent oxidoreductase, which translates to MKTAVSRREFLRLAGVAAAGTLLPWPRSALSATRRIRFGIQTPQQQVTYREILEVWKDADRLGYDTAFVFDHFIPIFSQDTGGPCFEGWTLLSALATETEKLHLGVLVTGNTYRYPPVLAKMAVTLDHISKGRLILGLGAGWFELEHEAYGIPFYTAGERAKRLVEAVELIKLLFTQKRSNYQGKYYRLQDAPFSPKSVQKPYPPILIGGMGPKVIQPLAAKHADIWHFFADGGPSEARAVNERFDALCRKVGRNPAEVERAIFLRSAKLEGESSAATVETVKAYVDAGVQHFIVSLRPPYNRDLVRRFAEEVVPSFRS; encoded by the coding sequence ATGAAAACGGCCGTTTCACGACGCGAATTTCTCCGCCTCGCGGGGGTTGCCGCGGCCGGGACCCTGCTCCCCTGGCCCCGCTCGGCCCTAAGCGCGACGCGCCGGATCCGGTTCGGCATCCAGACGCCGCAACAGCAAGTGACCTACCGCGAAATCCTGGAAGTCTGGAAGGACGCCGACCGACTCGGCTACGATACGGCCTTCGTTTTCGACCACTTCATCCCCATCTTTTCCCAGGACACCGGCGGGCCGTGCTTCGAGGGCTGGACGCTCCTCTCGGCGCTGGCGACCGAAACGGAAAAACTCCACCTGGGCGTGCTGGTGACGGGGAACACCTACAGGTACCCACCGGTTCTGGCCAAGATGGCCGTGACTCTCGACCACATCAGCAAGGGGCGGCTCATCCTCGGCCTGGGTGCGGGGTGGTTCGAGCTGGAACACGAAGCCTACGGCATCCCGTTCTACACGGCCGGCGAACGCGCGAAGCGCCTCGTCGAGGCCGTGGAGCTCATCAAACTCCTCTTCACGCAGAAACGAAGCAACTACCAGGGCAAGTACTACCGGCTCCAGGATGCGCCCTTCTCGCCCAAATCGGTCCAGAAACCGTATCCGCCGATCCTCATCGGTGGCATGGGCCCGAAGGTGATCCAGCCGCTCGCCGCGAAACACGCCGATATCTGGCACTTCTTCGCGGACGGGGGCCCCTCCGAGGCACGAGCCGTCAACGAGCGTTTCGATGCCCTGTGTAGAAAGGTAGGCCGGAACCCCGCCGAGGTCGAACGGGCAATCTTCCTCCGTTCGGCGAAACTCGAAGGGGAAAGCTCCGCCGCGACGGTGGAAACCGTGAAGGCATACGTCGATGCCGGGGTGCAGCATTTCATCGTCTCCCTGCGGCCGCCCTACAACCGCGATCTCGTCCGGCGGTTCGCCGAGGAGGTCGTCCCGAGCTTCCGAAGCTGA
- a CDS encoding ferredoxin--nitrite reductase has protein sequence MALTWKEKLADRMDPDLAREIDVYEMQLELKRQGKVDDKLFAETRLRRGVYGQRYDSGLRHDGVAERELRYPCGSLTKGPDTIWDAPGMQRIKIPFGGLTAEQLEVLADLAEEYSDGIAHVTTRQDIQLHYVHIDDTPTIMRRLAAVGITTREACGNSVRNVTACPIAGVCREETFDVTPYAKATSRFLLGHPDTQDLGRKFKIAFSGCKHNACGLVTLHDLGFVARVRHEQGVEKRGFEVYVGGGLGAVPYQAKLFDEFVTEDEILPLSQAICRVFARLGEKRNRARARLKFLVAKLGLEEFRRLVLEERKILPPDERWTAYLKDLPHYRETPSRPPRSLDGAALPEGFEDWFRTNVYRQRQPGYAVATVTLPLGDITSWQLRQLADIARRYSGDNIRTTVEQNIVLRWVPEADLPSLYEDLRAIGLGEGGASTIVDVVACPGTDTCKLGIASSRGLAAVLRRRLQERSHELDEAIRGLHIKISGCFNACGQHHICDLGFYGVSRNVRGTTVPHFQVVLGGQWEENAATYGLAIGAVPSKRIPEVVDRLSERYLRERQHGETFQSFIRRIGKKAVKDMLEDLTQVPPYEEDRSYYSDWGDPREFTIGDMGKGECAGEVVSLFEFEIQAAERLVFEAQLHLEAGDIQKADETAYRAMLQAAKALVRTQYLDVRDEPDAIVEEFRTRFYDTRLFWDKYAGGKFAHYLFHRHEDRPRSYTPEKAHHLVEEANLFVEAAHACRARMLERSGRETPAASGGHEQVVELKL, from the coding sequence ATGGCACTCACCTGGAAAGAGAAACTTGCCGACCGCATGGACCCCGATCTCGCGCGGGAGATCGACGTCTACGAGATGCAGCTCGAGCTCAAGCGACAGGGCAAGGTCGACGACAAACTCTTCGCCGAAACGAGATTGCGCCGGGGCGTTTACGGACAGCGCTACGACAGCGGTCTCCGGCACGACGGGGTGGCGGAGCGGGAGCTTCGGTATCCGTGCGGGAGCCTCACCAAGGGCCCTGACACGATCTGGGACGCTCCGGGCATGCAGCGGATCAAGATTCCTTTCGGCGGTCTCACGGCCGAGCAGCTCGAAGTTCTCGCCGACCTGGCCGAAGAGTACTCCGACGGCATCGCCCACGTGACGACCCGGCAGGACATCCAGCTCCATTACGTCCACATCGACGACACGCCCACGATCATGCGGCGGCTCGCCGCCGTCGGCATCACGACCCGCGAAGCGTGCGGCAACTCGGTCCGCAACGTCACGGCTTGTCCCATTGCCGGCGTTTGCCGTGAGGAGACCTTCGACGTGACGCCGTACGCGAAAGCGACGTCGCGCTTTCTCCTGGGGCACCCGGATACGCAGGATTTGGGACGTAAGTTCAAGATTGCCTTCTCGGGTTGCAAGCACAACGCGTGCGGTCTCGTCACGCTCCACGACCTGGGCTTCGTCGCGAGGGTCCGGCACGAGCAGGGGGTGGAAAAGCGAGGGTTCGAGGTCTACGTCGGCGGCGGTCTCGGAGCCGTGCCGTACCAGGCAAAGCTCTTCGACGAGTTCGTGACCGAGGACGAAATCCTGCCCCTCTCGCAGGCGATTTGCAGGGTTTTCGCCCGACTGGGCGAAAAGCGAAACCGGGCCCGGGCGAGGCTCAAGTTCCTCGTGGCGAAACTCGGGCTCGAGGAGTTCCGCCGCCTCGTTCTGGAAGAACGAAAGATTCTGCCTCCCGACGAAAGGTGGACAGCGTACCTGAAAGACCTTCCCCACTACCGCGAGACGCCCTCGAGACCGCCGCGGTCGCTCGACGGCGCAGCCCTACCCGAAGGGTTCGAGGATTGGTTCAGGACCAACGTCTACCGGCAGCGGCAGCCGGGCTACGCCGTCGCGACCGTCACGCTGCCTCTCGGGGACATCACGTCCTGGCAGCTCCGGCAGCTCGCCGACATCGCGCGTCGGTACTCGGGGGACAACATCCGCACCACGGTCGAGCAGAACATCGTCCTGCGTTGGGTTCCCGAGGCGGACCTGCCGAGCCTCTACGAAGACCTCCGCGCAATCGGCCTCGGCGAAGGTGGCGCGTCGACGATCGTGGACGTCGTGGCTTGCCCCGGCACGGACACGTGCAAGCTCGGTATCGCTTCTTCCCGCGGCCTCGCGGCGGTTCTGCGCCGCCGGCTGCAGGAGCGCTCCCACGAGCTCGACGAAGCCATCCGTGGGCTTCACATCAAGATCAGCGGCTGCTTCAACGCCTGCGGACAGCATCACATCTGCGACCTCGGATTCTACGGCGTGAGCCGGAACGTCCGGGGCACCACCGTACCCCATTTCCAGGTCGTCCTCGGTGGGCAGTGGGAGGAGAACGCGGCGACCTACGGGCTCGCGATCGGTGCGGTTCCCTCCAAGCGCATCCCCGAGGTCGTCGACCGCCTGTCCGAACGTTACCTCCGCGAGCGGCAACACGGCGAAACCTTCCAGTCTTTCATCCGCCGGATCGGGAAAAAGGCCGTCAAGGACATGCTCGAAGACCTGACGCAGGTCCCGCCGTACGAGGAGGATCGCTCGTACTACTCCGACTGGGGCGACCCGCGGGAGTTCACGATCGGCGACATGGGAAAGGGCGAGTGTGCGGGCGAGGTCGTTTCGCTCTTCGAGTTCGAGATCCAGGCGGCGGAACGGCTCGTTTTCGAGGCTCAGCTGCATCTGGAGGCCGGGGACATCCAGAAAGCCGACGAGACGGCCTATCGGGCGATGCTCCAGGCGGCCAAGGCACTCGTCCGCACCCAGTACCTCGACGTACGAGACGAACCCGACGCGATCGTCGAGGAATTCCGGACGCGCTTCTACGACACCCGGCTCTTCTGGGACAAGTATGCCGGGGGCAAGTTCGCCCACTACCTGTTCCATCGCCACGAGGACCGGCCCCGCAGCTATACTCCCGAAAAAGCCCACCATCTGGTCGAAGAAGCCAACCTGTTCGTGGAGGCGGCGCACGCCTGCCGAGCGCGTATGCTCGAGCGGTCGGGCAGAGAAACTCCCGCGGCCTCGGGAGGCCACGAACAGGTGGTCGAACTCAAGCTCTGA
- the cobW gene encoding cobalamin biosynthesis protein CobW, whose translation MDTKKIPVLVVSGFLGSGKTTLVRHLLRAAQEEGAKLAVISNEFGELGIDQALLGQGAQAYVELAGGCVCCQLSSELVDTLEMLRREVAPDRIVIETSGVALPGDTQLHLWRDPVRQWVGDDVAVVVVDAEQVRAGRELEGTFEDQVTSADLLLLNKLDLVPAETIPEIERKLRTLEPEAPIVRAVHAAVDPALLFPPDPGGVRERRRAVPTALSDHRHDVFEALEIPAPRATGPEGLCQELANLGALRLKGFARFGSTTYVVQGVGPRVEARPADVEAPPELVGRLVAIFRKKA comes from the coding sequence GTGGACACGAAAAAGATCCCCGTCCTGGTCGTCTCGGGTTTTCTCGGCTCGGGAAAAACGACGCTCGTGCGGCACCTGCTCCGCGCGGCACAGGAGGAAGGTGCGAAGCTCGCCGTGATCTCGAACGAGTTCGGCGAGCTCGGCATCGACCAGGCGCTCCTGGGACAGGGGGCGCAGGCTTACGTGGAGCTCGCCGGAGGCTGCGTGTGCTGCCAGCTTTCGAGCGAGCTCGTGGACACTCTCGAGATGCTCCGCCGGGAAGTGGCCCCGGACAGGATCGTGATCGAAACGTCCGGCGTCGCTCTTCCGGGCGACACCCAGCTCCACCTCTGGCGCGACCCCGTAAGGCAGTGGGTCGGTGACGACGTCGCCGTGGTCGTCGTCGACGCGGAACAGGTTCGTGCCGGCCGCGAGCTCGAGGGTACCTTCGAGGACCAGGTGACCTCGGCCGACCTCCTGCTTCTCAACAAGCTCGATCTCGTCCCGGCCGAAACGATCCCGGAAATCGAACGAAAGCTTCGCACTCTCGAACCCGAGGCTCCGATCGTGCGTGCGGTGCACGCGGCGGTCGATCCGGCTCTTCTCTTCCCTCCGGACCCCGGCGGTGTTCGCGAGCGGCGCCGTGCGGTGCCGACCGCGCTCTCCGATCATCGCCACGACGTTTTCGAAGCTCTCGAGATTCCGGCGCCCCGGGCGACCGGACCCGAGGGTCTCTGCCAGGAGCTGGCGAACCTGGGAGCCCTCCGGCTCAAGGGGTTCGCTCGTTTCGGTAGTACGACGTACGTGGTACAGGGCGTGGGGCCGCGGGTCGAGGCTCGCCCGGCGGACGTAGAGGCCCCCCCGGAACTCGTGGGTCGACTCGTGGCGATTTTCCGGAAAAAAGCCTGA
- a CDS encoding hypothetical protein (possible pseudo, frameshifted), which translates to MVVDGEVSRPRTFGVEDLLRRFPLEERIYRFRCVEAWSMVVPWVGFPFRDLANLVEPTSRARFVEFRTLYDPEQMPRQRWPVLEWPYREGLRIDEAFHPLTLVVLGMYGRVLPNQNGAPVRIVVPWKYGFKSIKSIVRIRFVREQPRTSWNVAAPHEYGFYANVNPDVPHPRWSQKYERRLGELGRRPTLPFNGYAEEVAHLYRGMDLRRYF; encoded by the coding sequence GTGGTCGTGGACGGAGAAGTCTCCCGCCCCCGCACGTTCGGGGTGGAGGACCTGCTGCGGCGTTTCCCCCTCGAGGAGCGAATCTACCGTTTTCGCTGCGTGGAGGCGTGGTCCATGGTCGTACCCTGGGTCGGGTTTCCCTTCCGCGATCTCGCGAACCTGGTGGAGCCGACCTCCAGGGCTCGTTTCGTGGAGTTCCGGACGCTCTACGACCCGGAACAGATGCCGCGCCAGCGGTGGCCGGTTCTCGAATGGCCGTACCGAGAAGGGCTCCGCATCGACGAAGCGTTCCACCCGCTCACGCTCGTCGTCCTGGGAATGTACGGCCGCGTGCTTCCCAACCAGAACGGCGCGCCCGTCCGAATCGTCGTCCCGTGGAAGTACGGCTTCAAAAGCATCAAATCGATCGTCCGGATTCGATTCGTGCGCGAGCAACCACGCACGAGCTGGAACGTGGCAGCCCCGCACGAGTACGGTTTCTACGCGAACGTGAACCCGGACGTGCCCCACCCGCGGTGGAGCCAGAAGTACGAACGCCGCCTGGGGGAGCTCGGAAGGCGTCCCACTCTTCCTTTCAACGGGTACGCGGAAGAGGTGGCTCACCTCTACCGGGGCATGGATCTCCGCCGCTACTTCTGA
- a CDS encoding ATPase yields the protein MSGKNTFFRFRGTAKYIASPALVDAVNCAIALERPLLIKGEPGTGKTVLAQHVAEGLGLPLVSWHIKSTSKAADGLYVYDTVQRLNDSRFGTGDVSDIRRYIKLGPLGRVFAAEERHVLLIDEIDKADLEFPNDLLRELDEMRFTIVETGEEIVARHRPIVIITSNNEKELPDAFLRRCIFYYIEFPDPELMRRIVAVHHPHLEAKLLDQVLLKFYWLREQSELRKKPSTSELIDWITALLRAGVSAETLEQHIPFVGALLKTEQDVDALAEYDRRGGRYPTSWADLGPRYNQ from the coding sequence ATGAGTGGGAAAAACACGTTTTTCCGGTTCCGCGGGACGGCGAAGTACATCGCCTCGCCGGCGCTCGTGGACGCCGTCAACTGTGCGATCGCTCTCGAGCGGCCGCTACTGATCAAGGGAGAGCCGGGCACGGGAAAGACCGTCCTCGCACAGCACGTGGCGGAGGGTCTCGGGCTTCCGCTCGTTTCCTGGCACATCAAGTCGACCTCGAAGGCAGCGGACGGTCTTTACGTCTACGATACGGTGCAGCGGCTGAACGACAGCCGCTTCGGGACGGGCGACGTCTCGGACATTCGCAGGTACATCAAGCTCGGCCCGCTCGGGCGCGTGTTCGCGGCCGAGGAGCGCCACGTTCTGCTCATCGACGAGATCGACAAGGCGGATCTCGAGTTCCCGAACGACCTTTTGCGCGAGCTCGACGAGATGCGGTTCACGATCGTCGAGACGGGAGAGGAGATCGTCGCCAGGCACCGCCCGATCGTGATCATCACCTCGAACAACGAAAAGGAGCTTCCCGACGCCTTTCTGCGGCGTTGCATTTTCTACTACATCGAATTTCCGGACCCCGAACTCATGCGGAGGATCGTGGCGGTCCACCATCCCCACCTCGAGGCCAAGCTCCTCGACCAGGTTCTGCTCAAGTTCTACTGGCTCCGGGAACAGAGCGAGTTGCGGAAAAAGCCGTCGACTTCCGAGCTCATCGATTGGATCACCGCTCTTCTCCGGGCCGGGGTCTCGGCGGAGACGCTCGAGCAGCACATTCCTTTCGTCGGTGCGCTCCTCAAGACCGAACAGGACGTGGACGCGCTCGCCGAGTACGACCGTAGGGGCGGCCGTTATCCTACGTCCTGGGCGGACCTGGGACCGCGCTACAACCAGTGA
- a CDS encoding enoyl-CoA hydratase, with translation MSEESSRAPGKFTYEVRDGVAVLRMDDGKVNALDREMLSGLRDALRRASGEAGAVLLAGRPGRFSAGFDLRSLGSGVEEAKELVTLGAEGLLDLWLHPRPVVVACTGHALALGALFLLAADVRVGADGAYRIGLNEVAIGLALPLFGVELARDRLSRRHFVRAALLAEVYDPRTAVDAGFLDRLVPEDGVVEEAFGEAKRLAGLPSQAFAETKRRFRGKTAEVLRRTLAEDLSSFRPPS, from the coding sequence ATGTCCGAGGAGAGTTCGCGAGCGCCGGGTAAGTTCACGTACGAGGTTCGAGACGGTGTGGCCGTCCTCCGGATGGACGACGGGAAGGTGAATGCACTCGACCGGGAGATGCTTTCGGGGTTGCGGGACGCGCTCCGCAGAGCTTCCGGGGAAGCCGGGGCCGTTCTTCTCGCGGGCCGTCCGGGCCGATTCTCGGCGGGCTTCGACCTCCGGTCTCTCGGCTCGGGTGTCGAAGAAGCAAAGGAGCTCGTCACGCTCGGTGCCGAAGGTCTTCTCGATCTCTGGTTGCACCCGAGACCCGTCGTCGTGGCTTGCACGGGGCATGCTCTCGCCCTCGGAGCGCTCTTTCTTCTCGCCGCGGACGTTCGCGTGGGCGCCGACGGAGCCTACAGGATCGGCCTCAACGAGGTCGCCATCGGTCTCGCGCTCCCCCTTTTCGGGGTCGAGCTGGCGCGGGACAGGCTTTCTCGGCGGCACTTCGTGCGCGCTGCTCTTCTCGCGGAGGTCTACGACCCGAGAACGGCCGTCGACGCGGGCTTTCTCGATCGCCTGGTGCCGGAAGACGGGGTCGTCGAAGAGGCCTTCGGCGAAGCGAAAAGGCTCGCGGGTCTACCCTCCCAGGCGTTCGCGGAGACGAAGCGGCGGTTCCGGGGCAAGACGGCAGAGGTTCTCCGTCGGACGCTCGCCGAGGATCTCTCGAGCTTTCGCCCCCCGTCGTGA
- the gor gene encoding glutathione reductase: MVRILVLYDAAAPLGFRAGRRPEYPSRVEDDEMSKFDYDLFVIGAGSGGVRAGRVAAELGAKVAVAEEKRPGGTCVNLGCIPKKLLFYGSSFRDHFEYARSYGWHAGSPSFRWEELVRNKDREIRRLNEVYRDLLRRAGVDYVEGKAVLAGPHEVLVGSRRIRSRFVLVATGSRPWRPSVPGIEHTVTSDDVFSLPARPDTVLVVGGGYIAVEFAGIFHGCGARVILVHRRPLFLRGFDIDVRRTVATAMERKGIELRFETEVRRFDREGEKVRAELSDGTQVLADLVLCATGRVPATAGLGLERVGVELDGAGAVVVDEYSRSSVPSIYAVGDCTNRLNLTPVAIAEGDAVARTLFGPRPVRPDHANVPTAVFGNPPLACVGLTEEEARKRVGKVDVYRSTFRPLKHTLTGKDELALVKLVVDPVTDRVLGCHMVGEEAPEILQGFAVALRCGATKADFDETIGIHPTAAEEFVTLRAPVAPAQ, translated from the coding sequence GTGGTCCGGATTCTGGTTCTCTATGACGCTGCGGCCCCACTCGGCTTTCGCGCCGGGCGGCGGCCGGAGTATCCGAGCCGCGTGGAGGACGACGAAATGTCGAAGTTCGATTACGATCTGTTCGTCATCGGGGCTGGCTCGGGGGGAGTGCGCGCCGGTCGAGTGGCGGCGGAACTGGGCGCGAAGGTCGCCGTCGCGGAGGAGAAAAGGCCGGGCGGCACGTGCGTCAACCTCGGCTGCATCCCGAAGAAACTTCTCTTCTACGGCTCGAGCTTCCGGGATCACTTCGAGTACGCCCGGAGCTACGGCTGGCACGCCGGCTCCCCGAGCTTTCGCTGGGAGGAACTCGTCCGGAACAAAGACCGGGAAATTCGCCGTCTCAACGAGGTCTACCGGGACCTTCTCCGAAGAGCCGGCGTGGACTACGTCGAAGGAAAGGCGGTCCTGGCCGGACCCCACGAGGTTCTCGTGGGTTCCCGGCGGATCCGAAGCCGCTTCGTCCTCGTCGCGACGGGCAGCCGCCCGTGGCGGCCTTCCGTCCCCGGAATCGAGCACACCGTCACCTCCGACGACGTCTTCTCTCTTCCGGCCAGGCCGGACACGGTGCTCGTCGTGGGTGGGGGTTACATCGCGGTCGAGTTCGCGGGCATCTTCCACGGATGCGGGGCTCGCGTGATTCTCGTCCACCGGCGCCCTCTTTTTCTCCGAGGATTCGACATCGACGTGCGGCGAACGGTCGCGACGGCGATGGAAAGGAAGGGGATCGAGCTTCGCTTCGAGACCGAAGTGCGGCGATTCGACCGCGAAGGGGAAAAAGTGCGCGCAGAGCTTTCGGACGGCACGCAGGTTCTCGCGGACCTTGTTCTCTGCGCGACCGGAAGGGTCCCGGCGACGGCGGGGCTCGGCCTCGAGCGGGTCGGTGTCGAGCTCGACGGCGCCGGTGCCGTCGTCGTCGACGAGTACTCTCGCTCGTCGGTGCCGAGCATTTACGCCGTGGGAGACTGCACGAACCGCCTCAACTTGACCCCGGTGGCCATCGCAGAAGGGGACGCGGTGGCTCGCACCCTTTTCGGCCCCCGACCCGTGAGGCCCGACCATGCCAACGTCCCGACCGCCGTGTTCGGAAATCCGCCGCTCGCCTGCGTCGGTCTCACCGAGGAAGAAGCGAGAAAGAGAGTGGGGAAGGTCGACGTCTACCGGAGCACGTTCCGGCCGCTCAAGCACACGCTCACCGGAAAGGACGAGCTCGCGCTCGTCAAGCTCGTCGTCGACCCGGTCACGGACCGGGTCCTCGGCTGCCACATGGTGGGCGAAGAAGCCCCGGAAATCCTCCAGGGATTCGCCGTGGCGCTCCGGTGCGGCGCCACCAAAGCCGACTTCGACGAGACGATCGGCATCCACCCGACCGCAGCCGAAGAATTCGTCACGCTGCGAGCTCCGGTCGCGCCGGCTCAGTAA